From Lolium perenne isolate Kyuss_39 chromosome 5, Kyuss_2.0, whole genome shotgun sequence, a single genomic window includes:
- the LOC127299692 gene encoding CBS domain-containing protein CBSCBSPB3 produces the protein MSSAAAPAPPVRRTRSRPPSSASSRKSEDPYAAAGANGNGKTSPRLASPKHLPGERTVKKLRLSKALTIPEGTTVYDASRRMAARRVDAVLLTDAQGLLSGIVTDKDISTRVIAEGLRVEQTIMAKIMTRNPSYVTSDSLAIEALQKMVQGKFRHLPVVENGEVMAMLDIAKCLYDAIARLEKAAEQGSAIAAAVEGVERQLGGNFTAPSAFIETLRERMFKPSLSTIVTESTKVAIVSPSDPVYVATQKMREFRVNSVVVTTGNTVQGIFTSKDVLMRVVSQNLSPELTLVEKVMTANPDCATLDTTILDALHIMHDGKFLHIPVLDREGQIAACLDVLQLTHAAIQLVEGGSGTANEVANSVMQRFWDSALALDPPDDEFDSRSEASLIVASEFGDGKSSIYPPIIGNSFSFKLHDRKGRVHRFTCGSESLDELVSSVRQRLSIVDGKDSIQLLYEDDEGDRVLLTTDTDLAGAVLHAKSSGLKVLKLHIEDELSSKAEVVKPLQELAPPRRSGLSTVKFGLMAGTVALGGAAVMVYLKRSRV, from the exons ATGAGCTCCGCGGCGGCTCCGGCGCCACCGGTCAGGCGCACACGCAGCCGGCCGCCGTCTTCTGCCTCCTCCCGCAAGTCGGAGGACCcctacgccgccgccggcgccaacGGAAATGGGAAGACCTCCCCGAGGCTGGCCTCTCCCAAGCATCTCCC AGGGGAGAGGACGGTGAAGAAACTGAGGCTGTCCAAGGCGCTGACGATACCGGAGGGCACGACGGTGTACGACGCGTCCCGGAGGATGGCGGCGAGGCGGGTCGATGCGGTGCTACTCACCGACGCCCAGGGCCTCCTATCTGGCATAGTCACCGATAAG GATATATCCACACGAGTGATTGCAGAGGGGCTGCGGGTGGAGCAAACCATCATGGCCAAGATCATGACACGGAATCCTTCTTATGTCACTTCTGACTCACTTGCAATTGAAGCATTGCAGAAGATGGTTCAAG GTAAATTTAGACACCTCCCAGTTGTAGAAAATGGCGAGGTTATGGCTATGCTAGACATTGCAAAATGCCTTTATGACGCTATAGCGAGATTGGAAAAGGCAGCTGAACAAGGGAGTGCAATAGCAGCGGCTGTAGAGGGGGTTGAGCGTCAACTGGGAGGCAATTTTACAG CTCCTTCTGCTTTCATAGAAACTCTAAGGGAGCGGATGTTCAAACCTTCTCTGTCAACCATAGTCACGGAGAGCACAAA GGTAGCAATTGTCTCACCTTCAGATCCTGTGTATGTGGCAACACAAAAAATGCGTGAATTTCGAGTAAATTCAGTGGTTGTCACTACAGGGAACACAGTGCAGGGGATCTTTAC CTCAAAAGATGTTCTTATGCGTGTTGTCTCACAGAATCTTTCGCCTGAATTGACCCTAGTAGAAAAG GTGATGACCGCAAACCCAGATTGTGCTACATTAGACACGACAATTCTTGATGCGCTACATATAATGCATGATGGAAAATTCTTGCACATTCCCGTTCTTGACAGAG AGGGGCAAATTGCTGCATGCCTGGATGTCCTGCAACTTACACATGCAGCCATTCAATTG GTTGAAGGAGGCAGTGGGACTGCTAATGAGGTGGCAAACTCAGTGATGCAGAGGTTCTGGGACTCTGCTCTTGCTTTGGATCCTCCAGATGATGAATTTGATAGCCGTAG CGAAGCATCCTTAATTGTGGCGTCAGAGTTTGGGGATGGAAAGAGTAGTATATATCCTCCTATTATTGGCAATTCGTTTTCCTTTAAGCTTCATGACCGGAAGGGGCGTGTGCATAGATTCACTTGTG GCTCGGAGTCCTTGGACGAGCTTGTGTCCTCTGTAAGGCAAAGATTGAGTATTGTTGATGGAAAGGATAGCATACAACTCTTG TATGAAGATGATGAGGGTGACCGGGTGCTACTAACAACCGATACTGATCTTGCTGGTGCAGTGCTCCATGCCAAATCATCTGGGCTGAAG GTTTTGAAGTTGCATATTGAGGACGAGTTAAGTTCGAAAGCAGAGGTGGTAAAACCATTGCAGGAGCTAGCACCTCCGCGCAGGAGCGGGCTGTCTACTGTTAAATTTGGGCTTATGGCTGGTACAGTTGCTCTTGGTGGCGCAGCAGTCATGGTGTACTTGAAACGATCGAGGGTGTGA
- the LOC127299694 gene encoding uncharacterized protein: protein MAMPCVRGARRPRRTCVVAQRLRWRGVARRCGGEAIRAAGEAARAATLLASGRGMCVSRGRADLRRRTRPAERRTAASIMSVRDRVRGPGRAGRGVIKELGVCRRGAAACVAGGEEARRVSPRKKMQAASSLVVVVMPAMAPSVGLWRCTALWRRGDEKKAVLFVWRRACSGVRVHEAVAAAMTTRTSTGAAATPAMASQV, encoded by the coding sequence ATGGCCATGCCGTGCGTGCGGGGagcgcggcggccgcggcggaccTGCGTGGTGGCGCAGAGGCTGCGGTGGCGCGGCGTGGCTCGGCGGTGTGGAGGAGAAGCCATTCGTGCGGCGGGTGAGGCAGCTCGAGCGGCCACGTTGCTTGCGTCAGGGCGCGGCATGTGCGTGAGCCGAGGGCGTGCAGATCTCCGAAGGAGAACGCGTCCAGCGGAGCGCAGGACGGCCGCGTCGATCATGTCAGTGCGTGATCGTGTGCGCGGGCCGGGGCGTGCAGGGCGTGGCGTCATCAAAGAGCTCGGCGTGTGTCGCCGAGGAGCTGCGGCGTGTGTCGCCGGCGGAGAAGAAGCTCGGCGTGTGTCGCCGAGGAAGAAGATGCAGGCTGCGTCAAGCTTGGTGGTGGTCGtgatgccggccatggcgccttCTGTCGGCCTGTGGAGGTGCACGGCGTTGTGGCGACGGGGAGACGAGAAGAAGGCGGTCTTGTTTGTGTGGAGAAGGGCATGCAGCGGTGTTCGTGTCCATGAGGCCGTAGCGGCGGCCATGACGACAAGGACGTCGACGGGAGCTGCAGCAACTCCGGCTATGGCAAGTCAAGTTTAG
- the LOC127299693 gene encoding uncharacterized protein, which translates to MVMDRASWLWRRKSSDNSPGASESSVPVSSQSGRGRGDQEVLRPVSNNASAHHGQSPGVSSRIRHDDSQETGVPKSLNDKLASRVDLNDFSPQHGQSIESYTSSNVRDEENKETMKSLNEKLAAALLTISDKEDLVKQHAKVTEEAVAGWEQAEVEATAIKKLLEAASQRNVYLESQVNHLDKALKECVRQLRLAREEQEEKIRDALTKTSLELESENSKLRNHIAELKKQLEATKSEASLSVQPDLYEKLQTMEKENLDLKAKLLVQSKDLTILSLEKDLSNQAAETASKQHLESAKKIARVEAECRRLYHLTQKTALVNDCRPLPSNACVESLTDSHSDSAERMVAVDSELRNSDSWASALISELDQFRNGKASARNTTNNPVEIDLMDDFLEMERLAAVHESDQTSSTFDMETDSDKAVTRNNSFKIENEELRNHVADLHSKVEIVESEKTELEMALIDARNQLDISCDALVAARNRLVEMQMQLDSANDSKYIALGDVDRLEEEKKALESQLESKSVEAEELHAVVASLGENVEKKESETQLELASAEAAQLRVTLASLQKRIETEKALSVQYKAKLDAACNVKESLEIQLYSANAEVQKLCDVVLELEKGIEKEKVLHEELTTQSAGKIEAAVEAVKKPLEAQLCSANTEVEKLRGILEALETEIEKEKTQHEELTAQLEMKIEAQRTHSEVVKESFEAQLCSANSEVAKLCDIVKALESELEKVKALHEAEKSHSVESIKESLEAELQLVNSEVVKLRDMVTVLEHDVVKEKEFSEELQMQLEALEAIKRVLESEVESAQRDSQTLNEKVELFQVKLKQQITSAAELTAKEEAVQSERMSMEHQLEASKVNVVKLTNMVSLLQGEIVQERLLSEDYEQKCRKLEAQLSRDIRDAKLWRLVNSNGDLKTKQEKELANAAGKLVECQKTIASLGRQLKSLTELDNVVLEPELLLESRDGPLDFRTTDPDHLQKRNTGADFAVFDDELYDPNHLQKRNTGADFTVFDDELYDPNHLQKRNTGSDFAVFADELYDLDLPNGGVTCFSPLPSIRPASPPPSEMSVFAGGLSSLSSYRTKRRSKS; encoded by the exons ATGGTTATGGACCGTGCCAGTTGGCTCTGGAGGCGCAAGTCATCGGATAATAGTCCTGGGGCAAGCGAGAGCTCTGTGCCCGTGTCATCGCAGTCTGGACGCGGCCGCGGTGATCAG GAGGTTTTGAGGCCTGTCTCAAACAATGCTTCCGCACATCATGGCCAATCACCCGGAGTCTCTTCAAGGATTAGGCATGATGACAGCCAAGAAACTGGAGTACCAAAATCCTTAAATGACAAACTAGCATCAAGAGTTGATTTAAATGATTTTTCTCCACAGCATGGCCAGTCAATAGAATCATACACATCCTCAAATGTCAGAGATGAAGAGAACAAGGAAACCATGAAGAGTTTAAATGAGAAACTTGCTGCTGCACTTTTGACTATCAGTGATAAAGAGGATCTGGTTAAGCAGCATGCTAAAGTCACAGAAGAGGCTGTTGCAG GTTGGgaacaagctgaagttgaagctaCTGCCATCAAAAAGCTGCTTGAAGCTGCTTCCCAGAGGAATGTTTATCTAGAGAGTCAAGTAAACCACCTAGATAAGGCTCTCAAGGAATGTGTCAGGCAGCTGCGCCTGGCACGGGAAGAACAAGAGGAGAAAATACGGGATGCACTTACCAAGACATCTCTGGAGTTGGAGTCTGAGAACTCTAAGCTCCGGAACCATATTGCTGAGCTGAAGAAGCAGCTGGAAGCAACCAAATCAGAAGCCTCCTTGTCTGTACAGCCAGATCTATACGAAAAGCTTCAGACAATGGAGAAAGAGAACTTGGATCTCAAGGCCAAGCTCCTTGTACAGTCCAAGGATCTGACGATACTCTCATTGGAGAAAGACTTGAGCAATCAAGCAGCAGAGACAGCTAGCAAACAGCACTTGGAAAGTGCAAAAAAGATTGCCAGGGTTGAGGCAGAATGCCGAAGGTTATATCATCTCACACAGAAAACAGCTCTGGTCAATGATTGTAGACCTCTGCCAAGCAATGCATGTGTGGAATCACTAACTGATAGCCACTCTGACAGTGCAGAACGTATGGTTGCTGTTGACAGCGAGTTGCGAAATTCTGACTCATGGGCATCTGCTCTGATTTCCGAGCTTGATCAGTTCAGGAATGGGAAGGCTAGTGCAAGAAATACTACGAATAATCCTGTTGAGATCGACCTAATGGATGATTTCCTCGAGATGGAAAGATTAGCTGCAGTGCATGAATCAGACCAGACAAGCTCTACCTTTGATATGGAGACAGATTCCGATAAGGCTGTGACGAGAAACAACTCCtttaaaatagaaaatgaagaatTGCGGAATCATGTGGCAGATTTGCATTCAAAGGTTGAAATAGTTGAAAGCGAGAAGACAGAGCTTGAGATGGCCTTAATAGATGCTAGAAATCAGCTTGACATCTCCTGTGATGCACTGGTGGCAGCAAGGAACAGGCTTGTTGAAATGCAAATGCAGTTGGATTCGGCAAATGACTCAAAATATATTGCTCTGGGAGATGTGGACCGAttggaagaagagaagaaggcttTGGAGTCTCAGCTGGAGTCCAAATCTGTAGAAGCTGAGGAGCTACATGCGGTTGTCGCTTCATTGGGAGAAAATGTGGAAAAGAAGGAATCTGAGACACAATTAGAATTGGCGTCAGCAGAAGCTGCACAACTTCGGGTGACACTGGCATCATTGCAAAAGAGGATTGAAACCGAGAAGGCTCTTTCTGTGCAGTACAAAGCAAAATTAGATGCTGCATGCAATGTTAAAGAATCATTGGAGATACAGCTGTATTCAGCAAATGCTGAAGTGCAGAAACTGTGTGACGTAGTCCTAGAATTAGAGAAGGGCATCGAAAAAGAGAAGGTACTGCACGAAGAACTCACAACACAATCGGCGGGGAAGATTGAAGCAGCTGTCGAGGCTGTTAAAAAACCATTGGAGGCACAGCTGTGTTCAGCAAACACTGAAGTAGAGAAACTGCGTGGCATTCTCGAAGCATTAGAGACTGAGATAGAAAAGGAGAAGACACAGCATGAAGAACTGACAGCACAGTTAGAGATGAAGATTGAAGCACAGAGAACTCATTCTGAGGTTGTTAAGGAATCATTTGAGGCACAGTTATGTTCAGCAAATAGTGAAGTAGCGAAGCTATGTGACATTGTCAAAGCACTAGAAAGCGAGTTGGAAAAGGTGAAGGCATTACATGAAGCAGAGAAATCTCATTCTGTGGAGTCTATTAAAGAATCACTGGAGGCAGAGCTCCAGTTAGTTAACTCTGAAGTTGTGAAACTGCGTGATATGGTGACTGTGCTTGAGCATGATGTAGTAAAGGAAAAGGAGTTTTCTGAAGAGCTACAGATGCAGCTAGAAGCTCTAGAGGCCATAAAAAGGGTGTTGGAGTCGGAGGTTGAATCTGCGCAACGGGATTCCCAAACGCTTAATGAGAAGGTGGAGTTGTTCCAAGTGAAACTGAAGCAACAGATAACTTCAGCAGCGGAGCTCACTGCCAAGGAAGAGGCTGTACAGTCAGAGAGAATGTCAATGGAGCATCAACTTGAAGCATCAAAGGTCAATGTTGTAAAACTGACAAACATGGTGAGCTTGCTCCAAGGGGAGATTGTGCAGGAGAGGTTGCTCTCAGAGGATTATGAGCAGAAATGCCGAAAGCTGGAGGCTCAGTTGTCAAGGGATATTCGAGACGCGAAGCTCTGGAGGCTTGTGAACTCAAATGGAGATCTGAAGACCAAACAG GAGAAGGAGCTTGCTAACGCAGCCGGGAAGCTTGTGGAGTGCCAGAAGACCATCGCTTCTCTTGGACGTCAACTGAAATCACTAACGGAACTTGACAACGTGGTGCTGGAGCCTGAACTACTGCTGGAATCCAGGGACGGACCACTAGATTTCAGAACCACTGATCCTGACCACCTTCAAAAAAGAAACACTGGTGCTGACTTTGCGGTCTTCGATGACGAGCTATATGATCCTAACCACCTTCAGAAAAGGAACACTGGTGCTGACTTTACGGTCTTCGATGACGAGCTATATGATCCTAACCACCTTCAGAAAAGGAACACTGGTTCTGACTTTGCGGTCTTCGCCGACGAGCTATATGATCTTGACCTTCCGAATGGCGGTGTGACCTGCTTTTCACCGCTCCCATCGATTCGACCCGCATCCCCCCCTCCCTCGGAAATGTCGGTCTTTGCAGGAGGGCTGTCGTCGCTTAGTAGCTACAGGACCAAGAGAAGAAGTAAGAGCTGA